The following coding sequences lie in one Peribacillus frigoritolerans genomic window:
- a CDS encoding iron chaperone, whose translation MEVFAEFLANIDNPQHRERTEEVLAWVTKKFPNLMPKIAWNQPMFTDHDTYIIGFSVAKHHLAVAPEKAGIDHFSEEIVQAGYDHTKQLVRIKWDSPVDYSLLEKMIEYNIFDKADCSTFWRK comes from the coding sequence ATGGAAGTTTTTGCAGAATTTTTAGCGAATATTGATAACCCGCAACATAGGGAACGAACGGAAGAAGTCTTGGCTTGGGTAACTAAGAAATTTCCAAATTTAATGCCGAAAATTGCGTGGAATCAGCCTATGTTTACCGATCATGACACATATATCATTGGCTTTAGCGTAGCCAAACATCATTTGGCTGTTGCCCCTGAAAAGGCAGGGATTGATCATTTTTCAGAAGAAATCGTGCAGGCTGGCTATGATCACACCAAGCAGTTGGTACGTATCAAGTGGGACAGTCCGGTTGATTACTCATTACTTGAGAAAATGATAGAGTATAATATTTTTGATAAGGCAGACTGTTCAACTTTTTGGCGGAAATAA